In one window of Fictibacillus phosphorivorans DNA:
- a CDS encoding DMT family transporter, with translation MNNTSLKIPVFIPLIIGIIAISFSSIFVKWSDAPVSVQGMYRLLFTLIMMLPFVWKQARYLKQINWRETFLLILSGAFLALHFLFWMGSLKLTTVASSTILLSLQPVFVMIGAYIAFREKTSKAAIIGMMVAILGAIMIGWGDIGISAKHIQGDLLSILGTIVVAAHMLIGQKLLKTFPATLYSFTVFLVAVIVFGIYNLTLNIPMTGYPEKEWGIFLLLAIIPTVFGHVLFNWLLKYVTAATISMAILGEPVGATLLAYLFLGESLTLSQWSGGAIVLAGLYYFLQNTRKQNKRTTPAPIKPPLTSGPIVKKG, from the coding sequence TTGAATAACACTTCTTTAAAGATACCTGTTTTTATCCCTTTAATAATAGGAATTATCGCAATATCATTTTCTTCCATTTTTGTTAAATGGTCAGATGCTCCAGTCTCTGTTCAAGGGATGTATCGTTTATTATTTACTTTGATCATGATGTTGCCGTTTGTTTGGAAACAAGCACGATATTTGAAACAAATCAATTGGCGAGAAACCTTTTTACTGATTTTATCAGGAGCCTTTTTAGCTCTTCATTTTTTATTCTGGATGGGATCATTAAAGTTAACTACCGTAGCAAGTTCAACGATATTACTTTCTCTACAGCCTGTTTTTGTAATGATTGGGGCATACATAGCCTTTCGGGAAAAAACGTCTAAAGCTGCTATCATTGGGATGATGGTTGCCATCCTCGGCGCAATAATGATTGGATGGGGAGACATTGGCATCTCAGCAAAACATATCCAAGGAGATCTTTTATCTATTTTAGGTACGATTGTAGTTGCGGCCCATATGTTGATCGGCCAAAAGCTTCTTAAGACATTTCCTGCTACGCTTTATAGTTTTACGGTATTTCTTGTAGCTGTCATTGTATTTGGAATCTATAATCTAACATTAAATATACCCATGACTGGCTATCCTGAGAAGGAGTGGGGGATCTTTTTACTGCTTGCCATCATACCAACTGTGTTTGGACATGTATTGTTCAATTGGCTATTAAAATATGTAACAGCTGCTACGATATCAATGGCAATATTAGGTGAACCTGTAGGGGCTACATTGCTAGCATACCTATTTCTTGGTGAATCACTAACCCTTTCCCAATGGAGTGGTGGTGCTATCGTATTAGCGGGACTGTATTATTTCTTGCAAAATACGCGAAAACAAAATAAACGAACAACCCCTGCGCCGATCAAGCCGCCACTCACATCAGGTCCCATTGTGAAAAAAGGGTAA
- the dat gene encoding D-amino-acid transaminase, whose product MENSYVLYHDQIIKDGSLPVDPEDRGYHFGDGIYEVVFVYDKKPFAFKEHFARFEQSAEKLELAMPYDVSTFKKLTDELISKNNIENGMVYIQMTRGVAPRNHLYERNMQSVVTGFAKSFSLENIAESQAKGISTYLTEDIRWLRCDIKSLNLLGNVMAKRKAADFDCQEAVQHRDGTVTEGSSSNVFIVKNGTLKTHPSTNLILNGITRQIVIQLAKENGISVIEEAFSVEELLKADEVFITSTTMEVTPVKKLVGSENQSYDIGPITLKLQDHFKKQIKKNISLVNES is encoded by the coding sequence ATGGAAAATTCATACGTATTGTATCATGATCAAATTATTAAAGACGGATCATTACCAGTTGATCCGGAAGACAGAGGCTACCATTTTGGAGATGGGATTTATGAAGTGGTCTTTGTTTATGACAAAAAACCTTTTGCGTTTAAAGAGCATTTTGCGAGGTTTGAACAAAGTGCAGAGAAACTAGAACTTGCGATGCCATATGATGTATCTACGTTTAAAAAGCTGACAGATGAACTGATCAGTAAGAACAACATCGAAAATGGAATGGTCTATATTCAGATGACGCGGGGAGTAGCACCAAGAAATCATCTTTATGAAAGAAATATGCAAAGTGTTGTCACAGGTTTTGCAAAATCCTTTTCACTTGAAAACATCGCTGAATCTCAAGCGAAGGGAATCAGCACGTATCTAACAGAGGACATCCGTTGGCTACGATGCGACATCAAGAGCTTAAACCTTCTTGGAAACGTGATGGCAAAACGGAAAGCTGCAGATTTTGACTGTCAAGAAGCGGTTCAGCACAGAGATGGAACAGTAACAGAAGGATCTTCTTCCAACGTTTTCATCGTAAAAAATGGAACATTGAAAACACATCCGAGTACTAATTTAATCTTAAATGGTATCACGAGACAAATCGTCATTCAATTAGCAAAAGAAAATGGGATCTCAGTTATAGAAGAAGCTTTTTCTGTAGAGGAGCTTTTAAAGGCAGACGAAGTTTTCATTACAAGTACAACGATGGAAGTTACACCAGTCAAAAAACTTGTAGGATCTGAGAATCAGTCATACGATATTGGTCCTATTACTTTGAAATTGCAGGACCATTTTAAGAAACAGATTAAAAAGAATATTTCTCTTGTTAACGAGTCTTAA
- a CDS encoding GDSL-type esterase/lipase family protein: MSDDHTSYEWMLTAIGDSLTVGVGAPVFGKGYVGRYVNFTQTTFDKQILVKNFAVTGTTSEEILKSLKEKEIKWAIKNSKIILITAGGNDLIQAAFKYMFTKEEDLIYHALENCKKNLNKIFKKIYKIKKNSTDPFIIRICTLYNPYFKWSKAMQWVNMFNDLIKSYEKMPYVKVADLYSVFMGRESELVCFDTIHPNKKGYQVIAVSLFDLGFPEIE, translated from the coding sequence ATGTCTGATGATCATACTTCATATGAATGGATGTTAACCGCGATTGGTGATTCCTTAACTGTTGGAGTAGGGGCACCAGTGTTCGGAAAAGGGTATGTTGGAAGGTATGTAAACTTCACACAAACCACTTTTGATAAGCAGATCTTAGTGAAAAACTTCGCAGTAACAGGAACAACATCTGAAGAAATATTAAAGTCCTTAAAAGAAAAAGAAATCAAGTGGGCGATTAAGAATTCAAAAATCATTTTGATTACAGCGGGTGGCAACGACCTCATACAAGCGGCTTTTAAATATATGTTTACGAAGGAAGAAGATTTGATCTACCACGCGCTTGAAAACTGCAAAAAAAATCTGAACAAAATCTTCAAGAAAATCTATAAAATAAAAAAAAATTCAACTGATCCGTTCATCATTAGAATATGCACGCTATATAATCCGTATTTTAAATGGAGTAAAGCCATGCAATGGGTGAACATGTTTAACGATCTGATCAAAAGCTATGAGAAGATGCCTTATGTAAAAGTAGCTGATTTATATAGTGTGTTTATGGGTAGAGAAAGTGAGCTAGTATGTTTTGATACGATTCATCCCAATAAGAAAGGCTATCAAGTAATAGCCGTTTCTTTGTTTGATTTAGGCTTCCCTGAAATTGAGTGA
- the msrA gene encoding peptide-methionine (S)-S-oxide reductase MsrA, whose amino-acid sequence MSNYAKATFAGGCFWCMVTPFEEWPGIISVESGYTGGHKENPTYKEVCSETTGHFEAVQITFDPSIISYEKIVSVFWKQIDPTDAGGQFYDRGDSYRTAIFFHDDEQKLIAENSKKELEESGRFDKPIATLILPAVTFYPAEEYHQDYHKKNPFHYKRYRQGSGRDVFIKSHWVDSGQKEEILKSLNPMQYNVTQNDGTEPPFQNEFWNHTEEGIYVDIVSGEPLFSSLDKFDSSCGWPSFTKPVRSSTVEEKEDLSHGMIRTEVRSKDADSHLGHVFTDGPRDRGGLRYCINSAALRFIPKNELKEKGYGEYLTLFEQK is encoded by the coding sequence ATGAGTAACTATGCAAAAGCGACTTTTGCTGGAGGATGCTTTTGGTGTATGGTCACACCTTTTGAAGAGTGGCCAGGCATCATTTCTGTAGAATCGGGCTATACAGGTGGTCACAAAGAGAACCCGACATACAAAGAAGTCTGCAGTGAAACAACCGGCCATTTTGAGGCAGTCCAAATTACATTTGATCCATCCATCATTTCGTATGAGAAAATCGTCTCTGTTTTTTGGAAACAAATTGATCCTACTGATGCTGGCGGACAATTTTACGATCGTGGAGATTCCTACCGCACTGCCATTTTCTTTCATGACGATGAACAAAAATTGATTGCTGAGAATTCAAAAAAGGAACTTGAAGAGAGCGGCCGATTCGACAAACCAATCGCAACATTAATTTTACCAGCTGTTACATTTTATCCTGCTGAAGAATATCATCAAGATTATCATAAAAAGAATCCGTTTCATTACAAGCGTTATCGTCAAGGCTCAGGTCGAGATGTCTTTATCAAATCACATTGGGTAGACAGTGGGCAAAAAGAAGAAATACTAAAGTCACTAAATCCTATGCAGTATAACGTTACACAAAACGATGGAACTGAACCTCCTTTTCAAAATGAATTTTGGAATCATACAGAAGAAGGTATCTATGTAGATATCGTTTCTGGGGAACCTCTTTTCAGTTCTTTAGATAAATTTGATAGCAGTTGTGGATGGCCTAGTTTTACAAAGCCAGTTCGTTCATCTACCGTTGAAGAAAAAGAAGACTTGTCTCACGGTATGATCCGAACGGAAGTTAGAAGTAAGGATGCAGATTCTCATTTAGGACATGTATTCACAGATGGTCCTCGAGATCGAGGAGGATTAAGATATTGCATCAATTCTGCAGCACTTCGTTTTATTCCTAAGAACGAACTAAAAGAAAAAGGATACGGAGAATATCTCACTCTGTTTGAACAAAAATAA
- a CDS encoding DUF502 domain-containing protein, whose protein sequence is MKKLLKYFINGLLTILPIVLAVYMIYKIFGFLDSILGNLLKDVLKEDYIPGIGLFTTLVLITLLGWMSTQYVSGKIFSLIDRLLEKTPFVKTIYSVIKDTIHSLFGEKRSFSKVVLIEYPELNLKSVGFVTTEDVSSLSDELADHVAVYIPQTFQIAGFTFLVPKNKIKILDIKPEDAMKFLLSGGVATK, encoded by the coding sequence ATGAAAAAATTACTCAAGTACTTTATTAATGGACTGTTGACGATCCTTCCGATCGTGTTAGCGGTTTATATGATATATAAGATTTTTGGATTCTTAGATAGCATCCTTGGGAACTTATTAAAAGATGTTTTAAAAGAAGATTATATTCCTGGGATCGGACTCTTCACAACACTCGTATTGATTACGCTCTTAGGCTGGATGTCTACTCAATATGTATCAGGAAAAATATTTAGTCTCATTGATCGTTTGCTAGAGAAGACACCATTTGTTAAGACGATTTATTCTGTGATAAAAGATACGATCCATTCTCTGTTTGGAGAGAAAAGATCTTTTTCCAAAGTTGTACTGATCGAATATCCAGAACTGAACTTAAAAAGTGTTGGTTTTGTTACGACTGAAGATGTAAGTAGTTTAAGTGACGAGTTGGCAGATCATGTTGCGGTGTACATCCCTCAAACATTTCAGATTGCCGGCTTTACTTTTTTAGTCCCAAAGAACAAGATCAAAATTCTTGATATAAAACCTGAAGATGCCATGAAGTTTTTATTATCTGGTGGCGTCGCAACTAAATAA
- a CDS encoding GDSL-type esterase/lipase family protein — translation MKKRYIISLFVLLLVISAVGWYYYPQYKIAQIKKESVINQDASSDSKQITYLDYLKKSSKSTLNHLVLGDSVAEGRGSEEGGFASKVNGNLQNLTGKTIILENQGVSGFTSQGLLNQLEIPAVQQSVEKADIISINIGGNDLVQIAKKQGPLKAIQSYDDVKTEYQQNLNDIFENIRKHNPNAIIVLNELYNVVNAEQKYYPATEKLLNDWNLIAYETALSHKPAMVVPVSDALQTEDMDKWLFDSIHPNDEGYDRIANKTVTTFQNQSYKEAQ, via the coding sequence ATGAAAAAGAGATATATCATCTCCTTGTTTGTTTTGCTGTTGGTCATAAGTGCAGTCGGGTGGTACTACTATCCACAATATAAAATAGCCCAGATTAAAAAAGAATCTGTGATCAACCAGGATGCTTCTTCGGATTCAAAGCAGATCACTTATCTTGATTATCTGAAAAAATCTTCAAAGTCAACATTGAACCACCTTGTACTCGGTGATTCTGTTGCTGAAGGTAGAGGCTCTGAAGAAGGCGGTTTCGCTAGTAAAGTTAATGGAAATCTTCAGAATTTAACTGGTAAAACCATCATTCTCGAAAATCAGGGTGTTTCCGGTTTTACGAGTCAAGGATTATTGAATCAATTGGAGATTCCAGCCGTTCAACAATCTGTTGAAAAAGCAGATATCATTTCAATCAATATCGGCGGTAATGACCTCGTACAAATAGCAAAAAAACAAGGCCCTCTAAAAGCGATACAAAGTTATGATGACGTTAAAACTGAATATCAGCAGAATTTAAACGACATTTTTGAAAACATCAGAAAACATAACCCGAATGCAATAATCGTTTTGAATGAATTATACAACGTTGTGAATGCTGAGCAAAAATATTATCCAGCTACTGAAAAGCTTTTAAATGATTGGAATTTAATCGCTTACGAAACAGCCCTTTCACACAAACCAGCCATGGTTGTTCCTGTTAGTGATGCCCTTCAAACAGAAGATATGGATAAATGGCTTTTTGATTCCATCCATCCAAACGATGAAGGATACGATAGGATTGCAAATAAAACAGTTACAACCTTTCAAAATCAATCTTATAAAGAGGCACAATAA
- the nadE gene encoding ammonia-dependent NAD(+) synthetase, whose protein sequence is MELQKQIISELKVEPKINAKEEVTSRIQFLKDYVKKSGAKGYVLGISGGQDSSLAGKLAQIAMNELKEETGETYTFVAVRLPYGVQKDEEDAQRALTFIEPDVSLTVDIKPAVDASVSAFKKATEKELSHFLKGNTKARERMKVQYDIAGAYQCLVIGTDHAAEAITGFFTKHGDGACDIIPLYGLNKRQGRELLKELGAEERLYLKVPTADLEDDKPLIPDETALGVTYEEIDDYLEGKELSLESKEKIEKRYLQTMHKRNHPASIHDTWWK, encoded by the coding sequence TTGGAACTTCAAAAACAGATTATTTCAGAATTGAAAGTAGAACCTAAAATTAATGCGAAAGAAGAGGTTACATCAAGAATTCAATTTTTAAAAGATTATGTAAAAAAATCGGGTGCCAAAGGGTATGTCCTCGGCATCAGTGGTGGACAAGACTCGAGTCTGGCCGGAAAATTAGCTCAGATTGCCATGAACGAGCTTAAAGAAGAAACAGGAGAAACATATACATTTGTTGCGGTTAGACTTCCGTACGGTGTTCAAAAAGATGAAGAAGATGCTCAGCGTGCACTGACATTCATAGAGCCAGATGTATCTTTAACCGTAGACATTAAACCAGCAGTTGACGCATCTGTAAGTGCGTTTAAAAAGGCGACCGAAAAAGAACTTTCTCACTTTCTTAAGGGGAACACGAAAGCACGTGAAAGAATGAAAGTACAATACGACATTGCAGGTGCTTATCAATGTTTGGTCATCGGTACAGATCATGCAGCAGAGGCAATAACAGGATTTTTCACAAAACATGGTGATGGAGCATGCGATATCATTCCACTGTACGGCTTAAACAAAAGACAAGGAAGAGAGCTTCTGAAAGAATTAGGTGCAGAGGAACGCCTCTATTTAAAAGTTCCTACAGCTGATCTTGAAGATGACAAACCACTTATTCCGGATGAAACAGCGCTTGGAGTGACTTACGAAGAAATTGATGATTATCTTGAGGGTAAAGAATTGTCTTTAGAATCTAAAGAAAAAATTGAAAAGAGATATCTTCAAACTATGCATAAGAGAAATCATCCTGCTTCCATCCATGATACGTGGTGGAAGTAA
- the proC gene encoding pyrroline-5-carboxylate reductase yields the protein MLKYRNITFIGAGSMAEAMISGLIHKAGISPDRIIAANHTNENRRFELTNKYNITTTSVRELSLSNTDVIILAVKPKQAEEVLQQLRPALQDHHVILSVLAGISTSYIEEIIDRSLPIVRVMPNTSSMIGESITGICAGKYVKNEDLDLAQELSKAIGKVKIISEKQMDVFTGIAGSGPAYFYYLLEHMEDVAVENGLDRELARDIAAQTLYGASKMVMESDDSPAELRKKVTSPNGTTAAGLEALAENGGGVAIEKAVEHAAKRSKSLRKEFEKVPVM from the coding sequence ATGTTAAAATACAGAAATATTACGTTTATTGGTGCTGGTTCAATGGCAGAAGCAATGATTTCGGGATTGATCCACAAAGCTGGAATTTCTCCTGATCGAATCATAGCCGCAAACCACACGAATGAAAACAGAAGATTTGAACTAACTAACAAATATAACATTACAACAACTTCAGTTCGAGAACTATCATTATCAAACACAGACGTGATTATTCTTGCGGTAAAACCAAAACAAGCGGAAGAAGTACTTCAACAACTTAGACCCGCTCTTCAAGATCACCATGTCATCTTATCCGTTCTTGCCGGAATTTCAACATCGTATATAGAGGAGATCATCGACAGATCTTTGCCTATTGTTCGCGTGATGCCTAATACTTCAAGTATGATTGGTGAATCTATCACAGGTATTTGTGCCGGTAAGTATGTGAAAAATGAAGATTTGGATTTAGCTCAAGAATTATCGAAAGCGATCGGAAAAGTAAAAATCATCTCCGAAAAACAGATGGATGTTTTCACTGGAATAGCCGGTAGTGGGCCTGCTTATTTTTATTATCTGCTGGAACATATGGAAGATGTAGCTGTAGAAAACGGACTCGATCGTGAACTAGCTCGCGACATCGCTGCACAAACTCTTTATGGCGCAAGTAAGATGGTGATGGAATCTGATGATTCACCTGCTGAACTCAGAAAGAAAGTGACTTCACCAAATGGTACTACAGCAGCAGGTCTAGAAGCACTTGCAGAGAATGGCGGTGGTGTTGCCATTGAAAAAGCGGTGGAACATGCTGCAAAACGATCAAAATCACTCAGAAAAGAATTTGAAAAAGTTCCTGTTATGTAA
- a CDS encoding DUF2515 family protein, with product MVTSKRLFTKLTLLPFEMVINAIPFIHKEKVIWELSEIQKTLLQEEWRRIKRRTDGIKVNIQSNSKELVQRIRSETKRNNKNNITRTAAYLAFYNQHPEITWSFLAHMVSRNAGYFMSDLKGEYLPHILDEAFLEKLYDMLERGNSMIFEDAYPQLLLYEESKISGRSLFYLSHHFNVSPFIEGVWEVYLRQEDQSFLLPVAQIINEQSHIEKALLQKEEYKQLLDSISYRLQEWLKLSQILFPIWPLKRSIGRNMNHFKNPNERIRLGQHLYSTLFQPQFVTKIHRFANIFPHTGSRCDYDNDSFKAYYSPPEKFPKEKLSFFKTKKTKKIYSPFLLDVWKHPFHGPHPFSDWFDDEEYVIKKMKLVDKRSPSTWMTYWSGLHKIESVFLFNRYYQLLKKNRNL from the coding sequence TTGGTAACTTCAAAACGGCTATTTACAAAATTAACACTACTCCCGTTTGAAATGGTTATAAACGCTATTCCGTTTATTCATAAAGAAAAAGTAATTTGGGAACTAAGTGAAATTCAGAAGACGTTACTTCAAGAAGAGTGGAGGAGAATAAAAAGAAGAACGGATGGAATTAAGGTAAATATTCAAAGCAATAGTAAAGAATTAGTTCAAAGAATCAGGTCGGAGACAAAACGCAACAACAAGAATAACATTACGCGTACTGCAGCCTATTTAGCTTTTTATAATCAACATCCTGAGATCACATGGTCATTCTTGGCACATATGGTCTCAAGAAATGCTGGATATTTTATGAGTGATCTAAAAGGTGAGTACTTACCACATATTCTAGATGAGGCGTTTCTAGAGAAATTATACGACATGCTTGAGAGAGGAAACAGTATGATCTTCGAGGATGCCTATCCTCAATTACTTTTATATGAAGAGAGTAAAATCTCAGGAAGATCTCTGTTTTATCTTAGTCATCATTTTAATGTTTCTCCTTTTATTGAAGGAGTTTGGGAGGTTTATTTACGACAAGAAGATCAGAGTTTTTTATTACCCGTCGCACAGATTATAAATGAACAGAGTCATATTGAAAAAGCGCTTCTTCAAAAGGAAGAGTATAAACAATTATTAGATTCTATCTCATATCGACTACAAGAATGGCTGAAGCTTTCTCAAATCTTGTTTCCTATTTGGCCCTTGAAGCGTTCGATAGGAAGAAACATGAACCATTTTAAAAATCCGAACGAAAGAATTCGCTTAGGGCAGCATTTATATTCCACATTATTTCAGCCACAATTTGTAACGAAGATACACAGATTTGCAAATATTTTTCCTCATACGGGATCGCGATGTGATTATGATAACGATAGCTTTAAAGCTTATTATTCGCCTCCTGAAAAGTTTCCTAAAGAAAAGCTCTCTTTTTTTAAGACGAAAAAAACAAAAAAAATTTATAGTCCATTTCTTCTGGATGTATGGAAGCATCCATTTCATGGACCCCATCCATTCTCAGATTGGTTTGATGATGAAGAGTACGTGATAAAGAAGATGAAGTTAGTCGATAAACGTTCACCATCCACTTGGATGACGTATTGGTCTGGTCTTCACAAAATAGAGTCTGTGTTTCTATTTAACCGGTATTATCAGTTGCTCAAAAAAAATAGAAACCTTTGA
- a CDS encoding MATE family efflux transporter — protein sequence MIQTYSLRDKYKNFLILVIPVLITQLGLYAMNFLDTVMSGRSGADQLAGVAIGSSLWVPIFTGLNGILMALTPIVSQLVGAKNTKNVPRSVMQAVYLSVVISVIVVALGSMILDPILGAMTLEKEVEHVARGYLIALSFGIMPLFLYGALRSFIDALGQTRITMFITLVGLPVNAIFNYLFIFGKGGFPELGGIGAGVATAITYWVTAVFTVIIVVKVNPFRGYKLFRNFYKPSLTAWKEQLKIGVPIGLAIFFEVSIFAAVTLLMSDFNTITIAAHQAALNFASFLYMLPLSISFALTIAVGFEVGAKRFKDAAQYSYIGIVTAVGFALVLSGLLMIFDEQVASMYSNEEEVIQLTTSFLWYAVFFQLADAIGAPIQGALRGYKDVNVTFMLSFISYWVLGLPVGYYLANFTTLGAYGYWIGLISGLTAGAIILFTRLKYIQSHSYSSSEQK from the coding sequence ATGATACAGACATATTCGTTAAGAGATAAATACAAAAACTTCTTAATCCTTGTGATACCAGTCTTGATCACTCAGTTGGGTTTATATGCCATGAACTTTTTAGATACCGTTATGAGCGGAAGATCTGGGGCTGATCAACTTGCAGGTGTAGCCATCGGATCGAGTTTATGGGTTCCTATCTTCACTGGACTAAATGGTATCCTAATGGCATTAACACCCATCGTATCACAGTTAGTAGGGGCTAAAAACACAAAAAATGTACCTCGATCAGTTATGCAAGCCGTCTATTTATCAGTCGTAATATCCGTGATCGTTGTTGCACTAGGTTCAATGATTTTAGATCCTATTCTAGGAGCGATGACCCTTGAGAAAGAAGTGGAGCACGTTGCAAGAGGCTATTTAATCGCACTCTCTTTCGGGATCATGCCGTTGTTTTTATATGGAGCACTTCGATCTTTTATAGATGCGCTTGGTCAAACTAGAATTACAATGTTTATTACTCTTGTCGGACTACCCGTAAATGCGATCTTTAACTACCTATTTATTTTTGGTAAAGGTGGTTTTCCAGAATTAGGTGGAATAGGTGCAGGTGTTGCAACAGCTATAACGTATTGGGTAACCGCAGTTTTTACCGTGATAATTGTCGTTAAAGTGAATCCATTTAGGGGATATAAACTGTTTAGAAACTTCTATAAACCTTCTTTGACCGCTTGGAAAGAGCAGTTGAAGATCGGGGTCCCAATTGGTCTAGCCATCTTTTTTGAAGTAAGTATATTTGCGGCCGTTACATTGTTAATGAGTGATTTTAACACGATAACCATTGCTGCTCACCAAGCCGCACTCAATTTTGCTTCGTTCCTGTATATGCTGCCGCTAAGCATCTCTTTTGCGCTTACGATTGCAGTTGGTTTTGAAGTTGGTGCGAAACGCTTTAAAGATGCAGCACAATATAGCTATATCGGAATTGTAACGGCGGTTGGATTTGCCCTAGTTCTTTCAGGCCTTTTAATGATTTTCGATGAACAAGTAGCAAGCATGTATTCAAACGAAGAAGAAGTTATTCAACTGACGACTTCGTTTTTATGGTATGCGGTGTTCTTTCAACTGGCGGATGCTATAGGAGCTCCGATACAAGGTGCGCTAAGAGGCTATAAAGATGTAAATGTGACCTTTATGCTCTCATTTATCTCATATTGGGTGCTTGGTCTACCGGTAGGATATTATCTCGCTAATTTCACAACTCTTGGTGCCTATGGTTATTGGATCGGATTAATATCAGGTCTAACAGCTGGAGCTATTATTCTATTTACGCGATTAAAATACATTCAGTCCCATTCTTATTCCTCTTCTGAACAAAAATAA
- a CDS encoding rhodanese-related sulfurtransferase, translating to MRVLLYYKYVPIDDPESYKDEHLKFCKDLGLLGRIIVAPEGINGTVSGTYEQTQIYMDHLKADPRFEDIVFKIDEVEEHAFKKMFVRHKKELVTWRFEDDVDPNQLSGKRLSPKEFYEALQDEDVIVIDGRNDYEYEIGHFRGAIRPDVKASRDFPKWVRENISQFKDKKVLTYCTGGIRCEKFSGFLLQEGFEDVSQLDGGIVTYGKDDEVQGKLWDGKLYVFDERISVPVNRTEEDVVIATCYYCGKTEDRYVNCANPECNKQHVCCTECEVKHKRSCSKECLDHPRNRYETEQKEQQTV from the coding sequence ATGAGAGTACTATTGTATTACAAGTATGTTCCGATCGATGATCCAGAGAGCTACAAAGACGAGCATCTAAAGTTTTGTAAAGATTTAGGCCTTTTAGGCAGGATAATCGTTGCTCCTGAGGGAATCAATGGAACCGTTTCAGGAACGTATGAACAGACTCAAATCTATATGGATCATCTAAAAGCAGATCCGCGATTTGAAGATATTGTTTTTAAAATAGATGAGGTTGAAGAACATGCATTCAAAAAGATGTTTGTTCGTCATAAAAAAGAGCTCGTAACTTGGCGCTTTGAAGATGATGTTGATCCGAATCAATTGTCAGGTAAACGTTTATCTCCAAAAGAATTTTACGAAGCCCTGCAAGATGAAGATGTGATCGTAATCGATGGTCGTAACGACTATGAATATGAGATCGGCCATTTTCGCGGTGCGATCCGCCCAGATGTAAAAGCATCAAGAGATTTTCCGAAATGGGTACGCGAAAATATTAGCCAGTTTAAAGATAAAAAAGTCTTAACGTACTGTACCGGTGGAATCCGTTGTGAAAAGTTCTCAGGCTTTCTTCTACAAGAAGGGTTTGAAGATGTATCACAGCTTGACGGCGGAATCGTGACGTATGGTAAAGACGATGAAGTTCAAGGAAAGCTTTGGGACGGTAAACTTTACGTGTTCGATGAACGTATCTCCGTTCCTGTAAACCGTACAGAGGAAGATGTAGTGATCGCTACATGCTATTATTGCGGTAAAACAGAAGATCGTTATGTGAACTGTGCAAACCCTGAATGTAATAAACAACATGTTTGTTGTACAGAGTGTGAAGTGAAACATAAGCGTTCTTGTTCGAAAGAATGTTTAGATCACCCACGCAACCGTTACGAGACGGAACAAAAAGAACAACAAACCGTTTAA
- a CDS encoding kinase-associated lipoprotein B: MTIDNLVIASYKTGQYIGKAGEERNQMVLFEVLAVKKHPWQGDLHNPKQAEVPFFQERRALSFKEKTWVPVHTVKNFDGELLPYKESLKQALDQYIKKLEEDDSPWAKRSLECLYSLEKDYKFD, from the coding sequence ATGACCATCGATAATCTTGTTATCGCAAGTTATAAAACGGGGCAATATATTGGGAAAGCGGGAGAAGAGCGGAATCAAATGGTTTTGTTTGAAGTGCTTGCAGTAAAAAAACATCCTTGGCAAGGCGATCTTCATAATCCTAAACAAGCAGAAGTCCCATTTTTTCAGGAAAGAAGAGCGCTGAGTTTTAAAGAAAAAACATGGGTGCCCGTACATACAGTAAAAAACTTTGATGGTGAACTTCTCCCGTACAAAGAATCTCTAAAACAAGCCTTAGATCAATACATAAAGAAACTGGAAGAGGACGATAGCCCATGGGCAAAACGTTCATTGGAATGTTTGTATTCATTAGAAAAAGATTATAAGTTTGATTAA